In the Cohaesibacter gelatinilyticus genome, GATGGCCCGCCGAACGAGTTGCCGAGCGGAATGCGGAAATTGAACAGGTTGCCCAGTTTTTTGATTTTGATGCTGTGTATCGCCTTGATTTGCCGCCAGCCCAGTTGGAAACTCTGCCGATGTCAGAAATTGTCGGTGGTGTTTCCAAAGCTTTTCAGGAATTTCAGCCAGAAGAAGTCTTGGTCCCACATCCCGCAGATGTGCATACGGATCATCGTATTGTTTTTGATGCTGTAGCCAGCTGTTCCAAGTGGTTCCGCTATCCGTCAGTCAAGCAGGTGATGGCTTATGAAACACTGTCAGAGACAGACTTTGGTTTGATTGGGCTTGAGCCATTTCGCCCAAACGTCTTTGTTGATATTAGCCAATATTTGGACGAAAAGATGAAGGCAATGGAGATATACACTTCAGAAGTTGGTGACTTTCCATTCCCACGCAGCTATGAAGCTATGCGGGCATTGGCAATGATGCGTGGTGCCGCTTCTGGATATTTGGCAGCAGAGGCTTTCCAGCTTTTGCGGTCACGTGATTAATGTCGGAAGATAATGTTGTAAAGAATGCGAAATGACACCCTTAACGACGAATAAGGACTGGCAAAAAGCGTTGTTGCCCATGAACGCAACTTTACAGCAGGCAATTCATTGTCTGAACGACTCTGCGTTTCAGATCGCCATTGTCATACATGCTGACGGCAAACTGCGTGGCACATTGACAGATGGTGACATTCGGCGTGGTTTGCTGCGTGGTATGACTCTAGAGAGTTCTATTGAGTCTTTGGTGAAACTGGATCCCTTTGTTGTGCCAACCAGTTTCGGGCGAGATGCTGTTCTGATGCTAATGCAGTCCAACGGTGTTCAGCAGTTACCTATCGTTGACGAAAATCGCATGGTTGTCGGTTTGCATGCTCTGGATGAGCTATTGACGCCTCAAACCCGTGAAAACCTGATGGTCGTTATGGCCGGTGGTCAAGGGAGGCGTTTGCGACCACACACTGAGAATTGTCCTAAGCCTTTAATCCCGGTTGCTGGTAAGCCCATGCTGGAGCATATAATCGAGCGTGCTCGTAGCGAAGGTTTTGGTAAGTTTATTCTGGCAATTCACTATCTTGGCCATATGATCGAAGAGTATTTCGGTAACGGCGCAAAATGGGGTGTGGAGATATCCTATTTGCGGGAAGATCGTCCATTGGGGACGGCAGGTGCTATAGGGCTGATGGCAGATTTGCCAGAACAGCCGTTTGTTGTTTCCAATGGTGATGTATTGACAGATATTCGCTACGGAGAACTCTTGGATTTCCACAATCGTCATGGCGCCATGGCGACGATGGCAGTTCGTTTACATGAATGGCAGCACCCATTTGGCGTAGTCCGCACCAAAGGTGTTGATATTGTCGGCTTTGAAGAAAAGCCTATTTCACGCAGCCATATCAACGCTGGCGTCTACGTCCTTGATCCACTTTCTTTACAGCACATGCAAAAAGGAGAACATAGTGACATGCCGTCTCTATTTGCTCGTTTGCAGGGTGCATCTCAACGAACAATTGTATACCCGATGCATGAACCTTGGCTTGATGTTGGTCGCCCGGATGATTTGCAGACGGCAAATAGTCAAAAATCCTAATACGGAGTCTGAGCACTATCATGACTGGTACATCTCCAACTTGGTGTTCGAACTGTTTGGCAATGTCGACACGGCCTCGGATTTCTTTTGATGAGCGTGGCTGGTGTAATGCTTGTCGTTGGACAGAAACCAAAAAAATATTGGACTGGGCAAGTCGCGAACAAGAATTACTGAAGCTTTTGGACAAGCACCGTGGTCAAGGAGATTTTGACTGTTTGGTTCCCGTAAGCGGTGGCAAAGATGGTTCTTACGTAGCATATAATTTAAAACACAAATACGGTATGAACCCACTGTGTGTTACGATTACACCAGCTTTGCCGACGGCACTGGGTGAAAAGAATCTGCGGAATTTTGTTGAAAGTGGTTACAACCATATCACAGTAAATCCGTCTCATGTTGCGTTGCACCGGCTGAACAAAACAGGCTTTGTTGAAATGGGCCTTCCTTACTATGGCTGGTTGGTTTCCATTATGTCTGCAGTAATCCGCGTTGCCGTACAGTTCAATGTGGGTCTGATTTTTTACGGAGAAGATGGTGAAGTTGAATATGGTGGGACTACAGAGACTCACTGTGATCCTATCTTTGATGTTCCATATCAAAAGCGTGTTTACTTAGAGGGCGGCTATAACAAGGTTCTGGAAGCCTCAGGCCTGTCGAAAGAAGACCTGTACTTCTTCCAGTTCCCCAACGATGAACAGCTCGCAAAAAGCAATATTGCGCTGACACACTGGTCCTATTTTGAGAATTGGGACCCCTATCGCAATTACTTGGTGGCTAAAGAGCACTGTGGTTTGCAGGAAGCTGAAGATGCGAACTCTGGCACCTTTACCAACTTTGCTCAGAATGATCAGTCTTTATATGCGCTGCATACCTATCTTATGTATCTGAAATTTGGTTTTGGTCGCGCTAATCAAGATGCCAGTATTGAGGTTCGCCGAGGCGCCATGGATCGCCAGCAGGCTGTCAACCTGGTGCGCTTGTATGACGGTCAATATCCAGAGGAACTGATTCCGCTGTATCTGGATTATTACAAAATGACCAAAGATGAATTCGATGCTGTTCTGGACCGTTATGCGAACAACGATCTGTTTGTCAAAGAAGACGGTATTTGGACACCTACTTATGAGATCGTTTAATGACATCACGTCATCTCACCATCGTTGACTATGGCATGGGAAATCTGTGGTCTGTTCGCAACGCCTTGATGTTCTTAGGGTGTGAAGTGGAAATTTGCAGTAATCCCAATCGGATAGAAGAAGCATCATGTCTCATTTTGCCCGGTGTAGGCTCATTTCGCAGAGCGATGGAACGGTTGCGGGCAGCAGATCTGGATCAGGCCATTTTGAATTCTGTGCGGACTCGGTCCAGCAAAATTCTGGGGATTTGTTTGGGCATGCACTTGCTGGGGACAACAGGCAGTGAAGATGGATCCACAAAAGGTCTGGGCCTGATTGATGCGACTGTGGACGGGTTTGTTCTCCCCGAAAATAGGCAACATAAAATTCCGCATACAGGATTTAACGTTGTGCATAGCACTGAGTCGTCCAGAT is a window encoding:
- a CDS encoding PIG-L deacetylase family protein gives rise to the protein MILTTDLKKTIIVAPHPDDEVLGAGGTLLRRKRDQGAQIAWLIITGISETAGWPAERVAERNAEIEQVAQFFDFDAVYRLDLPPAQLETLPMSEIVGGVSKAFQEFQPEEVLVPHPADVHTDHRIVFDAVASCSKWFRYPSVKQVMAYETLSETDFGLIGLEPFRPNVFVDISQYLDEKMKAMEIYTSEVGDFPFPRSYEAMRALAMMRGAASGYLAAEAFQLLRSRD
- a CDS encoding nucleotidyltransferase family protein: MTPLTTNKDWQKALLPMNATLQQAIHCLNDSAFQIAIVIHADGKLRGTLTDGDIRRGLLRGMTLESSIESLVKLDPFVVPTSFGRDAVLMLMQSNGVQQLPIVDENRMVVGLHALDELLTPQTRENLMVVMAGGQGRRLRPHTENCPKPLIPVAGKPMLEHIIERARSEGFGKFILAIHYLGHMIEEYFGNGAKWGVEISYLREDRPLGTAGAIGLMADLPEQPFVVSNGDVLTDIRYGELLDFHNRHGAMATMAVRLHEWQHPFGVVRTKGVDIVGFEEKPISRSHINAGVYVLDPLSLQHMQKGEHSDMPSLFARLQGASQRTIVYPMHEPWLDVGRPDDLQTANSQKS
- a CDS encoding N-acetyl sugar amidotransferase, giving the protein MTGTSPTWCSNCLAMSTRPRISFDERGWCNACRWTETKKILDWASREQELLKLLDKHRGQGDFDCLVPVSGGKDGSYVAYNLKHKYGMNPLCVTITPALPTALGEKNLRNFVESGYNHITVNPSHVALHRLNKTGFVEMGLPYYGWLVSIMSAVIRVAVQFNVGLIFYGEDGEVEYGGTTETHCDPIFDVPYQKRVYLEGGYNKVLEASGLSKEDLYFFQFPNDEQLAKSNIALTHWSYFENWDPYRNYLVAKEHCGLQEAEDANSGTFTNFAQNDQSLYALHTYLMYLKFGFGRANQDASIEVRRGAMDRQQAVNLVRLYDGQYPEELIPLYLDYYKMTKDEFDAVLDRYANNDLFVKEDGIWTPTYEIV
- the hisH gene encoding imidazole glycerol phosphate synthase subunit HisH, producing the protein MTSRHLTIVDYGMGNLWSVRNALMFLGCEVEICSNPNRIEEASCLILPGVGSFRRAMERLRAADLDQAILNSVRTRSSKILGICLGMHLLGTTGSEDGSTKGLGLIDATVDGFVLPENRQHKIPHTGFNVVHSTESSRLFSALPRQADFYFVHSYRMLADGLPGEAGICHHGESFMATYEEGNVFAAQFHPEKSQTNGLLLLKSFLES